The DNA window agaaagaaagaaagaaagaaagaaaagccagaacTACCAGTTTGGGTTTATGCTGCATTATCAGGCTATCTTGCCTGTGTTGTCTTGAAATTTCACAGGGTGGCCTCTGAGGTGTGGCCAGGCTGGGTGACAGTTGGCCCTGGGCTGCCGGGCAAAGCTCCCTTTGTGCCCCCCATTAGACTAGAAGCCCAGGAGGGCTGGCCTCCCAGCTGGCCTGGGTCCTGGGTGTGGGGAGCTGCTGCTGTGGTGGGCTGAGGGAAGGGCACGGGGTCCGGCAGGCGGCAGCAAATCAGGAAGCCGGTGGGTGACAGGCAGGTGTAGAGACGGGAGATCCAGGAGCTGGCACTGTCTGGGCAGGGAGACAGGTGAGGGCATCAGGGAAGGCTGAGGAGGCTGAGGCGAGACGGGCTGGGGCTGCCATCCTGCAGGAGAGACAGACACCGAGTCAGTCCCACCCAGCGGGGGCgaggtgggcaggggagaggcCAGCTGTGCGGCAATGCCTGGGGTCTGGGGTGTTTGTAGGAGGTGCGCGGTGTGGTGACCGTCCGTGTGCTCCGAGTGCACACGCACAGGCTGCGAGGGGGAGGTATGGGGCTGCGCGCCTCGCGGTACAGCGCCTGGGTGCTCATGCTTGGGGGGCAGTGATATGTTTCAGTACGATCCATGCGTGTGTCTTCTGTGTATGTGCGGTCATGCACCACAGGGTAGGTACTTAGGTAACAGGTGAGGCGCGTGCTCCGGGTAGCTGTGCATGTCTGTGGGTGACTGTCCTCCGGGTGACTGGGGATTGGAAGGCAGACAGCTCACATGGGGTGCAGCCCCCGGCCCTTGACTGCAGCCCCTACAGTCCTGAGAGTGACAGCCCAGGGTGACTGCAGAAACAGCTTCCAAGGCTTGCTACGTGGGCCTGCCAGGCTACCTgggcctgcctccctccctgtcAGGATCGGCTGATCCCAGGAACTCCCCATCCCCGtgcacccaccccctccctctggctGAGCTCCCTGAACAAGTTGTGGTCATCTCTCAGCCTGCCCTCTCTGGGTCTTGCCAAGAGGTGGGCCAGGTAAGCATGCAGGCTGAGCCACCCAGGGCTGCTGTCGGCATTGCCTCCCTGAGCAGAACGGGGCAGCCTCCCCGCCCCTGGGGCTGCTGTTGCCCCAGGTGCTAGCAAGCCCTGGGCAATGAGCCAAGACCATTTCAGGTGTCCTGGGCTCCAGCCTGTGGGTCCAAGTACCCTGGCTCTCTCCCTCACTGGGGACAGACATAACCTGCCCTCAGGGAGTCCAAGCTGTGGGTGCCAACCTCCAAGATGGAGCCATCCACGTATAATTAGGGCTGGCTCCCCATTGCGCGGAGCTGTGTTGTTAGCCCCCGAGAGCTTTGGTACCGCTGGTGGTGGACAGAGCTTAGATTACGGAGCCAGAACCACTTGCGTTCAAGCCTCAGCTTCATCACTAGCCTTAAACCTTGGTTTCGTCCCTGAACCTCTCTGTACTTGGGTTTCCTTTTTGGCACAGTGGGGTACGACCACCTGTCTCACCAGGTCTGTGGGAGGATTAAAGGCGCACAGTAGGTCCTCAGCCCTGAcagcttctcctctctccttcctggctCAGCTTCCCTGAGGATAGACAGGAGGGCGCTGGGGGCTCACCTGGCTGCGGGCTCTTGCTGTGGCTTTGATGCGCTGGGGCTGACCTGCTAGTCGCTAGGCTTGGGAGATTGTGGCAGTCTGAGCAAGCCAGGGGCACCTTCCTCCGCAGCCCTCCTAAGGGCCCACTTGGACCCGGATGTTGCTGGGGCCCTGCCTGTGACAAAGGACCAGGCGCATGGGCCGCAGAGTCCAGGAAGGCACCCAGGAGGGTGCCAGGAGGGCCTGGCTGCCACCTCCCCGGCTCCCCTGGGGAAGAAGTCCTGGTGTCCGGCTCTAGGCCTGGCTGCTGCTGCCCACCCCCCGGCCCCACTCCTTGGTCACTGGGGCGCAGAGAGGAAAGAATCTAGACGGGATGGCCATCGCTGGCTGAGAACCAAGGATTTTGTCTACCCTAATTTTAGAAGACCTGacctctttctgggcctcagttttcccatcagaACCTGTCCTGTGAGAGGAGCAAATGGGACGAGAGCTCTGAGGGCCTTTGGGGgcacctgggagggagggagaaggctcCGGGGACATCAGTGCCCTCTCTGAGCTGTTCCCATGAGATTCCGCAAGCACTAACGAGCACGAGTCGGAGACAGGCTCACTGCCTCCCTGGAGGGGGATTTAGACATTccttgttgggggggggggcgtcccTGCATTTGCTGCCTCCTAAGGGCCCCAGCTGCCAAGAGGAAGTCTCACCGGGAAAGGTGTCCTGGGAGAAGGGCTACTTAGTGGGGCACCGATGGACGGATGGGTTTTTCCACACGGAGATCGGCAGGAACACCCTGGAGGCAGGAACAGCAGTGCCAAGACATGGAGATGGGGGGGTCAGATATAGCAGACAGCTGCATGTGGCAAGAATGTTGGGTGCGGCAGGGAGGGGACCCTGGGAAGTCGATGAGGCCAGGGCACAGGGAGCCTCATGTGCCAGGCTTAGGAGTCAGGGCTTTTCTCTGTGGGCAGCATGGCCAGGTGGCGGGCagagagctgggattccaacggTTGCCCCCTCTGGTAGCTGGGGGGAGGCGGTACTGTACTGGGCGTGGCCGAGATCGAAGCCTACAGCATGCTGGCCTTGATGGCAGTGGCCCCATTGAGAGAGAGTCCCACGTGAGTCGAGGGGACAGAGGAGGATAGCTGTGGGATGGTTTGGGAAGCGGATGCCATGGCtgatggggcggggggaggggcagtgcctCCTGCCTTCCACCACTGGCCAGGATCAGGAGCCCAGGGGCGCAGTGGACCCTGCTTCTTGGCATCCCTTAGACACTCTCAGTGTGTGTCTTCCTACCCTCTCTCAAAAAGGCCAGGGGACCAATGTGACCCACCCCTTGGGAACCTGGGCTGTGAATTCCAAGCTCTAAGATGGGGTCCTCCAGAGGGAATGTAGGGCCAAATACCCAGCATTTGGGGATGTGTTTTTAGCTCCAAGAGCTTTGACAATGGGTGATGGAAAGAGCGCTGGAGCTGGATAAACCTGGATCAGAGTTGGTGACCTCTTCCAGTTGCTTCCACTTTGCTTTCCTGGTCTACCTCTGTGGTGTCCCAGGTCAGCACTATCTGGATCATTAAGGAGCTGTTtctggagtcagaagacctggcttAAGTCCCTGCCTCACCTTGTCCAAACCCCACCTGCATCGCAGGGCTGAGGGGGCTCACCTTTTCAGTCCACTGCATTGTacttgtctctgtgtgtgtcctttaCCTTCAGCTGTGCAGGGGCCTCCCTGGGGGTTGGGCTGAGGTCTTATTCCACTCTGTGCTGGGCATAACCTGGTGCCTGGTGaggaatggaaggaagaaaggatggatggatggatggatgggcaggtggatggatgggtaggaggaaagaaggaaggaaggagggaaggaaggaaggaagaaaaaaaggaaaaaagaagagaaggaggaagggatgaatgaatgaatgcatgatggatggaagagagggagaggagggagggaggaacaaagaaaggaaggaatagagggagggaggaaagaaggatgaATGGATGTGTGGataaaaaggagggagagaggatagaaggaaggaaagatgagtggatggaagggagggagaaaggaaggaaggaagagaagaaggatggatggatggatggatggaaggatgcaTAGGGGTCACACTTGACAGTAGTCTAGGACAAAGTTTTTGAAAACTGCGCGATGCTCTACACCAGCAGGAGTATTAGCATGCCATGATGAGCAGCTTGGGCAGATCACTTCCTGTTTCTGGACCCCAGACTTCCCATCTGTAGCATGTAGTGTCTTGGACCAGATAACCTCTAAAAGCTGCTCTTACTCTGACATTCTAAAATGCTGACTTTgtctcttccccttttctctccccttcccccaacccgaAATGTGTCTTGGAAGGTCTACATAGTTCTTAGTTTCTGGATCTCTGCCAGGTTGGGTGCCAGGTCCCATGGCCATGGTCAGCCCAGACAGGGCCACCACCAGGTGGGGAGGTGCATCAGTACAAACTAAAGAAATTGCTAGAAGCAGCATGGCTGCCTCTTGTGGCAGATACAGGGTGGGGCCTTGGCACTCCTTGAAGTTTTCTATGAAGGCAGCTCTGGAGAATGAACTTGCCACCCATTCTAGACTATAGCCCAGAGCTGCCTCCAGGGAGAGGGCCTTGCACTGGCCATGGTCTGTCTTGACAGGCTGGGCGAAGGGGGGCccagaggagaggggagcagaGGGAACATGACCAGCTGGGCCCCTGGAGGAGAACCCCTGGCCAGGGTTCCCCTGCCCAGGGAAGTGTTAGTGTTCCAGGGACCTCGACTGGAGGCTGTAAGAAGAGCCCTTGCCTGGAATTCAGTCTGAGTAGGAGGGTTTGAAACTCAGATAGCTGCTTGACTCTCTTTCCTCGGGTACCCATGTCTGCTGGGGGCCAGAGAAGCCCAGGGGGTCATCAGCTGGGGccaccaaaccaaaccaaagagTCTGCTGAACCTTTCTCAAGGGGCTCAGGGCCAGAGCAGGTGGTTCCGGACAGGCTGGGTTATCCTGGCCATTTCCTTCTCACCGGGGAGGGGGTCTGAAAGGAGCAAGCACCCACATATGTTTGGAAAGGCTAGCGCCCCAGCAgcttcttcttccctcccacccacatcCCTACTCTGGGGCTGGCAGGCAGCAGCAGGAGAGAAGCAGACCCTATGGTTTATGGTGCCTTTGAGGACCCCTGGTCCAATTCTCCTCCTGATACCTGAACCTGCAACACACCATCTCTGACAAATGACCACTTAGCCTCTATTTCAATATCTCCAAGATGGGGAACTCACTTCCAAGATGGTGGTGTGAGTTCCTGGGATGATAGAGAGAAGTGGGTAAAAGAGGTGTCCAAGGCCCTGGGGCAGATATATCTTTTGCAATTCCACATAGGATAGAACATGAAGAGATGGCATGAATGAGGTACAGATCCATGAAAAAGACATTGAATAGACTAGCGTAGGGACGAAAGAAAGATGGGAGATGTGGCCTCTGAGGGGCCTGCCTCCACCATAGctcccccttctcctttctttgccAACCTCTGCCTCCGCCACCTAGGTCACTTTTATtagtcggggtgggggggagctaAATGCTTTAATAAATCACCTCCAGATCACAGTGTCTTAAGACAGTAGAAGTTTATTTCCCACCCATGTATTTAGTGGATGTCTTTCTTTTCAGGGACCCAGGCTACTTCCTTCTGGTGGCCCTGCTGGCTTCCTAGGGCTTCAGCATTTGACTGGCAGTTGGGGGAAGAAAGAAGGCATGGAAGGTTGAGCAGGAAGGTTTTGTGAGCCAGGCCCGGCCTTAGTGCACACCCTTTTGTGCACTGTCCGCTGGCCTGAGCGCAGTCACGTGACCCCATCCAGCCCCGAGGGAGGCTGGGAGATATGGTCTAGTCGTGCatccaggaggaaaggaaaggcatTTGTGAAAACAGAGCAATCTCTGCCACAACGTCTTAACCCCCGAGCCTCCTAACCCCGTGCTCCGTGCTCTGAAGAGGGAAAGGTGGCCTGTCAGCCTGGCCTATGTCAGGAGGGGCATCCTGCAGGCATCTTCCGCAGCCCAGCCCCTGACTGGACCCAGCCCAGAGGCACCCCGGGTCTCTTTGCTCTGGGGGGAGGGCCTCCCCTCTGACACTGTGTGTTTCTCCTCCACAGTATGTGGCCTTTGCCTCCCTCTTCTTCATCCTGGTCTCCATCACTACCTTCTGCCTGGAGACCCACGAGCGCTTCAACCCCATCGTGAACAAGACAGAGATCGAGAATGTTCGGAATGGCACGCAAGTGCGCTACTACCGGGAAGCGGAGACGGAGGCCTTCCTCACCTACATCGAGGGCGTCTGCGTGGTCTGGTTCACCTTCGAGTTCCTCATGCGTGTGGTCTTCTGCCCCAACAAGGTGGAGTTCATCAAGAACTCGCTCAACATCATTGACTTTGTGGCCATCCTGCCCTTCTACCTGGAGGTGGGCCTGAGCGGCCTGTCCTCTAAGGCGGCCAAGGACGTGCTGGGCTTCCTGCGTGTCGTCCGCTTCGTGCGTATCCTGCGCATCTTCAAGCTCACCCGCCACTTCGTGGGCCTGCGCGTCCTGGGCCACACTCTCCGTGCCAGCACCAATGAGTTCTTACTGCTCATCATCTTCCTGGCTCTGGGCGTCCTGATTTTCGCCACCATGATCTACTATGCCGAGAGGATAGGGGCGCAGCCCAATGACCCCAGTGCCAGTGAGCACACCCACTTTAAGAACATCCCCATTGGCTTCTGGTGGGCCGTGGTCACCATGACGACGCTGGGCTACGGAGACATGTACCCGCAGACGTGGTCCGGCATGTTGGTGGGAGCGCTGTGTGCGCTGGCGGGTGTGCTGACCATCGCCATGCCCGTGCCCGTCATTGTGAACAATTTCGGGATGTATTACTCCTTAGCCATGGCTAAGCAGAAactaccaaagaaaaaaaagaagcatattcCGCGGCCACCGCAGCTGGGATCTCCCAATTATTGTAAATCTGTTGTAAACTCTCCACACCACAGTACTCAGAGTGACACATGCCCGCTGGCCcaggaagaaattttagaaattaacagAGCAGGTAGGAAACCTCTTAGAGGCATGTCGATCTGACCTTTCACCTCCGCCCCCTGTAGCGATGATTCCAGATTCAGTCAGACTGCTTCCTTAGTTCCATGGGTGACCCTGGACCCTGCGCTCAATCTCGAGGTGTGGAGTCTGGGGGCCCAGGGAGATGCTGGGCAGCCGAATTCACGAGGCAAGAGCCT is part of the Balaenoptera musculus isolate JJ_BM4_2016_0621 chromosome 8, mBalMus1.pri.v3, whole genome shotgun sequence genome and encodes:
- the KCNC1 gene encoding potassium voltage-gated channel subfamily C member 1 — its product is MGQGDESERIVINVGGTRHQTYRSTLRTLPGTRLAWLAEPDAHSHFDYDPRADEFFFDRHPGVFAHILNYYRTGKLHCPADVCGPLYEEELAFWGIDETDVEPCCWMTYRQHRDAEEALDSFGGAPLDNSADDADADGPGDSGDGEDELEMTKRLALSDSPDGRPGGFWRRWQPRIWALFEDPYSSRYARYVAFASLFFILVSITTFCLETHERFNPIVNKTEIENVRNGTQVRYYREAETEAFLTYIEGVCVVWFTFEFLMRVVFCPNKVEFIKNSLNIIDFVAILPFYLEVGLSGLSSKAAKDVLGFLRVVRFVRILRIFKLTRHFVGLRVLGHTLRASTNEFLLLIIFLALGVLIFATMIYYAERIGAQPNDPSASEHTHFKNIPIGFWWAVVTMTTLGYGDMYPQTWSGMLVGALCALAGVLTIAMPVPVIVNNFGMYYSLAMAKQKLPKKKKKHIPRPPQLGSPNYCKSVVNSPHHSTQSDTCPLAQEEILEINRADSKLNGEVAKAALANEDCPHIDQALTPDEGLPFTRSGTRERYGPCFLLSTGEYACPPGGGVRKDLCKESPVIAKYMPTEAVRVT